From the Alkalibacter rhizosphaerae genome, one window contains:
- a CDS encoding DNA methyltransferase: MHQKLEDKFNVIHPTNKNATYSSIMNYSDDLKKPLQRWYRYKEGFSIELVKQLIEDYNKNPNGVILDPFLGSGTTVITANKLGFKGIGFEVNPFSYFLSKCKLRNYEEDCIKEFHKSFNEITKKAMERVDKYPLPKLSISEKVFDDEVEDFFMTVKQFIEKAEYKFVETQELMLLGWLSSIEELSNYRKAGNGLKKRKYVKPRILSKEDGFSVIGNNYQNIYEDITNNHFDFNIEIYNDSSLNMESYISEGSISGIIFSPPYANCFDYTEIYKLELWFGEFVNEYSDLKNLREVSLRSHLNGNLVIPEDAVVTDTLELLLKELETKELWDKRIPKMLKLYFNDMFRIIDNAYKVLENEGFCSIVVGNSAYGGIVFPTDLILAEYAESIGFTVDKVEVDRYIITSSQQYEMTKNNKKFLRESVVCLIKK; the protein is encoded by the coding sequence ATGCACCAGAAATTAGAAGATAAGTTTAATGTAATACACCCAACAAATAAAAATGCTACTTATTCCAGCATTATGAACTACTCTGATGACTTAAAGAAGCCACTTCAAAGATGGTATAGATATAAAGAAGGATTTTCTATAGAACTAGTTAAACAGTTAATTGAAGATTATAATAAAAATCCAAACGGGGTTATCTTAGATCCTTTTTTAGGAAGTGGGACAACTGTTATTACCGCTAATAAACTAGGCTTTAAGGGAATTGGATTTGAAGTTAATCCATTCTCATATTTTTTGTCGAAATGCAAATTGCGAAACTATGAAGAAGATTGTATTAAAGAATTTCATAAATCGTTTAATGAAATAACAAAAAAAGCAATGGAGAGAGTGGACAAATATCCTCTTCCAAAACTTTCAATTTCCGAAAAAGTCTTCGATGATGAAGTTGAAGATTTTTTTATGACCGTTAAACAATTTATTGAAAAAGCTGAATACAAGTTTGTTGAGACACAAGAACTTATGTTATTAGGGTGGCTTTCAAGCATCGAAGAATTATCAAATTATAGAAAGGCTGGTAATGGCTTAAAAAAGAGAAAATATGTAAAACCAAGGATACTTAGTAAAGAAGATGGGTTTTCTGTAATTGGCAATAACTACCAAAACATCTATGAAGATATTACAAACAATCACTTCGATTTTAATATCGAAATTTATAATGATAGTAGTTTGAACATGGAATCTTATATTTCTGAAGGTTCAATAAGTGGAATAATTTTTTCGCCACCATATGCTAATTGTTTCGATTATACAGAAATTTACAAGTTAGAACTCTGGTTTGGAGAATTTGTCAATGAGTACTCTGATTTAAAAAACTTGAGAGAAGTTTCATTACGCTCGCATCTAAATGGTAATCTAGTTATTCCAGAGGATGCTGTCGTTACAGATACTTTAGAATTACTGTTAAAGGAGTTAGAAACAAAAGAATTGTGGGATAAACGAATACCTAAGATGCTTAAACTTTACTTTAACGACATGTTTAGAATAATTGATAACGCATATAAAGTCTTAGAAAATGAAGGATTTTGTAGCATCGTTGTTGGAAATTCAGCTTATGGTGGAATTGTGTTTCCAACTGATTTAATCCTTGCTGAGTATGCAGAAAGTATAGGGTTCACTGTAGATAAGGTAGAAGTTGATAGATACATTATAACTAGCTCTCAACAGTATGAAATGACAAAAAACAACAAGAAATTCTTAAGGGAGAGTGTAGTATGTCTAATAAAGAAATAG
- a CDS encoding helix-turn-helix domain-containing protein, protein MNYMSAQEAADKWGITKRRVQVLCSENRIEGAEKMGNMWIIPKDANKPEDRRTKKENKGT, encoded by the coding sequence ATGAATTACATGTCAGCTCAAGAAGCTGCTGATAAATGGGGGATCACAAAAAGACGTGTTCAGGTACTCTGTTCAGAAAACAGAATTGAAGGTGCAGAAAAAATGGGCAATATGTGGATAATTCCTAAGGATGCAAATAAACCGGAAGACAGAAGGACAAAAAAAGAGAATAAGGGGACTTAA
- the rlmD gene encoding 23S rRNA (uracil(1939)-C(5))-methyltransferase RlmD: protein MKGPRRESGVVMNTIKYKKNEEYNVAIMDLTHTGEGIGKVDGFTVFVEDCVPGDEVRVRLTTIKKQYAMGVPIQYHKVSPLRQDPPCPYFGECGGCQIQNLQYDAQLKWKRDHVVDVLQRLGDRSDAQEITKDVIGMEDPYFYRNKAQYKISKNGKVGFYQKKSHHVVPLDKCIIQQDPGEDLIKSLEAAIQDLKITIYDETNGKGSLRGVVQRLSKATGKMMLILVWNGDVNDQIQAFAKRLAKENGSVASIYCSINKGRNNRTMGYENHLLYGEKKLVDEIGSVRFQISPLSFFQVNNAMTEVIYQTVDRMLDLSGKETVFDLYCGMGTIGLYLAHKAKFVYGIESIEDAVRDAKENAAFNGIENAEFFHGKAEDAIFLLKERKIEPDHVVLDPPRKGCDEVLIQAVMDAKPKKIVYVSCNPATLARDLQMLSAEYDVMEVQPVDNFPQSMHVETVALLARK, encoded by the coding sequence ATGAAAGGACCAAGAAGGGAAAGCGGTGTAGTGATGAATACGATAAAATACAAAAAGAATGAAGAATATAATGTTGCCATCATGGATCTGACCCACACGGGGGAAGGCATCGGAAAAGTGGATGGGTTTACGGTGTTTGTCGAGGATTGCGTCCCGGGAGACGAAGTAAGGGTGCGCCTGACTACTATTAAAAAGCAGTACGCCATGGGGGTTCCCATACAGTATCATAAAGTCAGCCCACTGCGGCAGGATCCGCCCTGCCCCTACTTTGGTGAGTGCGGCGGCTGTCAGATCCAAAACCTGCAATATGATGCCCAACTAAAGTGGAAGCGGGATCATGTGGTGGATGTGCTGCAGCGATTGGGGGATCGGTCCGATGCCCAGGAGATCACTAAAGATGTGATCGGTATGGAGGATCCATATTTTTATCGAAACAAGGCCCAATATAAAATATCCAAAAATGGGAAAGTCGGATTCTACCAAAAGAAGTCCCACCATGTAGTGCCTTTGGACAAATGCATCATCCAGCAGGATCCCGGAGAGGATCTGATCAAAAGCCTGGAGGCTGCCATTCAGGATCTAAAGATCACCATATACGATGAGACCAATGGAAAGGGATCATTACGAGGGGTGGTCCAGCGGCTCTCCAAGGCAACGGGCAAAATGATGTTGATTTTGGTCTGGAACGGGGATGTCAACGATCAGATCCAAGCTTTTGCCAAGCGCTTGGCGAAGGAGAACGGGTCCGTCGCAAGCATCTATTGCAGCATCAACAAGGGCAGAAACAACCGGACCATGGGCTATGAAAACCATTTGCTTTATGGGGAGAAAAAGTTGGTGGATGAGATCGGATCCGTAAGATTCCAGATCTCTCCCTTGTCCTTTTTTCAAGTGAACAATGCCATGACGGAAGTCATTTACCAAACAGTGGATCGGATGCTGGATCTGAGCGGAAAGGAAACGGTCTTTGACTTGTACTGCGGCATGGGCACCATCGGCCTGTACCTGGCTCATAAAGCCAAATTCGTGTATGGGATCGAATCCATCGAAGATGCCGTCCGTGATGCCAAGGAGAATGCTGCATTCAATGGCATTGAAAATGCAGAGTTCTTTCATGGGAAGGCGGAAGATGCCATATTCCTGTTGAAAGAGCGAAAAATCGAGCCGGACCATGTGGTGCTGGATCCTCCACGAAAAGGCTGCGACGAGGTATTGATCCAGGCGGTCATGGATGCAAAACCAAAGAAAATAGTCTATGTTTCCTGCAATCCGGCGACATTGGCAAGGGATTTGCAAATGCTTTCGGCGGAGTATGACGTGATGGAAGTGCAACCAGTGGACAATTTCCCACAAAGCATGCACGTAGAGACTGTTGCTCTGCTGGCGAGAAAATAG